A genomic window from Pseudocitrobacter corydidari includes:
- the ahpF gene encoding alkyl hydroperoxide reductase subunit F, with the protein MLDTNMKNQLKAYLEKLTKPVELIATLDDSAKSAEIKELLAEIAELSDKVTFKEDNQLAVRKPSFLITNPGSHQGPRFAGSPLGHEFTSLVLALLWTGGHPSKEAQSLLEQIRNIDGDFEFETYYSLSCHNCPDVVQALNLMSVLNPRIKHTAIDGGTYQNEITERNVMGVPAVFVNGQEFGQGRMTLTEIVAKIDTGAEKRAAEELSTRDAYEVLIVGSGPSGAAAAVYSARKGIRTGLMGERFGGQVLDTVDIENYISVPKTEGQKLAGALKAHVSEYDVDVIDSQSASKLIPAAQEGGLHQIETASGAVLKARSIIIATGAKWRNMNVPGEDQYRTKGVTYCPHCDGPLFKGKRVAVIGGGNSGVEAAIDLAGVVEHVTLLEFAPEMKADQVLQDKVRSLKNVDIILNAQTTEVKGDGSKVTGLEYRDRVSGDTHQVELAGIFVQIGLLPNTTWLEGAIERNRMGEIIIDAKCETSVKGVFAAGDCTTVPYKQIIIAAGEGAKASLSAFDYLIRTKTA; encoded by the coding sequence ATGCTCGACACCAACATGAAAAACCAGCTCAAAGCCTATCTTGAAAAGCTGACCAAACCTGTTGAGCTGATTGCCACGCTGGATGACAGCGCCAAATCGGCAGAAATCAAGGAACTGCTGGCTGAGATTGCTGAACTGTCAGATAAAGTGACCTTCAAAGAAGACAACCAGCTTGCCGTTCGTAAACCGTCGTTCCTGATTACCAACCCAGGTTCCCACCAGGGGCCGCGTTTTGCTGGCTCCCCGCTGGGGCATGAGTTCACCTCGCTGGTACTGGCGCTGCTGTGGACCGGCGGTCATCCGTCGAAAGAAGCGCAGTCTTTGCTGGAACAGATCCGTAACATCGACGGCGATTTTGAGTTCGAAACCTATTACTCGCTCTCGTGCCACAACTGCCCGGACGTGGTGCAGGCGCTGAACCTGATGAGCGTGCTGAACCCGCGCATCAAACACACGGCGATCGACGGCGGCACCTATCAGAACGAAATCACCGAACGTAACGTGATGGGCGTTCCGGCAGTGTTCGTGAATGGTCAGGAGTTTGGTCAGGGCCGCATGACGCTGACGGAAATCGTAGCGAAGATTGACACCGGTGCAGAAAAACGCGCAGCGGAAGAGCTGAGCACCCGCGATGCTTATGAAGTGCTGATCGTGGGTTCCGGCCCATCCGGTGCCGCTGCCGCTGTCTATTCAGCGCGTAAAGGCATCCGTACCGGCCTGATGGGCGAACGTTTTGGCGGTCAGGTACTCGATACCGTTGATATTGAAAACTATATCTCCGTACCGAAAACTGAAGGTCAGAAACTGGCTGGCGCCCTGAAAGCTCACGTCAGTGAATATGATGTTGATGTGATTGACAGCCAGAGCGCATCGAAGCTGATTCCGGCGGCGCAGGAAGGTGGCTTACACCAGATTGAAACCGCGTCTGGCGCCGTGCTGAAAGCGCGCAGCATCATCATCGCAACCGGTGCAAAATGGCGCAACATGAACGTGCCGGGCGAAGATCAGTATCGCACCAAGGGCGTAACCTATTGTCCGCACTGCGATGGCCCGCTGTTTAAAGGCAAACGCGTTGCGGTTATCGGTGGCGGTAACTCCGGCGTGGAAGCGGCAATCGATCTGGCGGGCGTGGTTGAACACGTTACGCTGCTGGAATTTGCACCGGAAATGAAAGCGGATCAGGTTCTGCAGGATAAAGTCCGCAGCCTGAAAAACGTCGATATCATTCTGAATGCGCAAACCACGGAAGTGAAAGGCGACGGCAGCAAAGTCACCGGCCTTGAATACCGTGACCGTGTAAGCGGTGATACGCATCAGGTTGAACTGGCGGGGATCTTCGTTCAGATTGGCCTGCTGCCGAACACCACCTGGCTGGAAGGCGCGATCGAGCGTAACCGGATGGGTGAAATCATCATCGATGCGAAATGTGAAACCAGCGTCAAAGGCGTCTTTGCCGCGGGTGACTGCACCACCGTTCCGTACAAACAGATTATCATCGCCGCCGGTGAAGGCGCGAAAGCGTCACTCAGCGCCTTTGATTATCTGATTCGTACCAAAACGGCATAA
- the ahpC gene encoding alkyl hydroperoxide reductase subunit C produces MSLINTKIKPFKNQAFKNGEFIEVTEKDTEGRWSVFFFYPADFTFVCPTELGDVADHYEELQKLGVDVYSVSTDTHFTHKAWHSSSETIAKIKYAMIGDPTGALTRNFENMREDEGLADRATFVVDPQGIIQAIEVTAEGIGRDASDLLRKIKAAQYVASHPGEVCPAKWKEGEATLAPSLDLVGKI; encoded by the coding sequence ATGTCCTTAATTAACACTAAAATCAAACCTTTCAAAAACCAGGCATTCAAAAACGGCGAATTCATCGAAGTAACCGAGAAAGATACCGAAGGTCGCTGGAGCGTATTCTTCTTCTATCCGGCTGACTTCACCTTCGTTTGCCCGACTGAACTGGGCGACGTAGCAGACCACTACGAAGAACTGCAGAAACTGGGCGTGGATGTGTACTCTGTCTCTACCGACACCCACTTCACTCACAAAGCATGGCACAGCAGCTCTGAAACCATCGCGAAAATCAAATACGCGATGATCGGCGACCCGACTGGCGCCCTGACCCGTAACTTCGAGAATATGCGCGAAGACGAAGGTCTGGCTGACCGTGCGACCTTCGTTGTTGACCCGCAGGGTATCATCCAGGCTATCGAAGTTACCGCTGAAGGCATTGGCCGTGACGCATCTGACCTGCTGCGTAAAATCAAAGCAGCACAGTACGTTGCTTCTCACCCAGGCGAAGTTTGCCCGGCTAAATGGAAAGAAGGCGAAGCAACTCTGGCTCCGTCTCTGGACCTGGTCGGCAAAATCTAA
- the dsbG gene encoding thiol:disulfide interchange protein DsbG: MLKRSLLLTLLPLFAHAEELPAPVKAIEKQGITIIKPFDAPAGMKGYLGKYQDMGVAIYVTPDGKHAISGYMYDEKGQNLSEQLFQKEIYTPAGQEMWKRMEKSAWLLDGKKDAPVVLYVFADPFCPYCKQFWQQARSWVDAGKVQLRTLLVGVIKPESPDTAAAILATKDPAKTWHDYEQSGGKLKLTLPATPAADAMRTLNENQKLMDDLGANVTPAIYYMNKEGQLQQVVGLPDAQKLKVMMGEE, encoded by the coding sequence ATGCTAAAACGTTCTTTACTCCTCACCCTTCTCCCCCTGTTCGCCCACGCGGAAGAGCTCCCTGCGCCGGTAAAAGCCATCGAAAAACAGGGTATTACCATCATAAAACCGTTTGACGCACCCGCAGGTATGAAAGGCTATCTCGGTAAATATCAGGATATGGGCGTGGCTATCTATGTGACACCTGACGGCAAACACGCCATTTCCGGCTATATGTATGATGAGAAAGGGCAAAATCTCAGTGAGCAGCTGTTCCAGAAAGAGATTTATACCCCAGCCGGGCAGGAAATGTGGAAGCGTATGGAAAAAAGCGCGTGGTTACTGGACGGTAAAAAAGACGCGCCGGTCGTCCTGTACGTTTTCGCCGATCCGTTCTGCCCGTATTGCAAGCAGTTCTGGCAGCAGGCGCGTTCGTGGGTTGATGCGGGAAAAGTGCAGCTTCGCACATTGTTGGTTGGCGTTATCAAACCTGAAAGCCCGGACACCGCTGCGGCCATTCTGGCGACGAAAGATCCTGCCAAAACCTGGCATGACTATGAGCAATCCGGTGGAAAATTGAAGCTCACCCTTCCCGCGACCCCAGCAGCGGATGCGATGCGTACATTAAATGAAAATCAGAAACTGATGGATGACCTAGGCGCAAACGTCACACCCGCCATTTACTATATGAATAAAGAAGGCCAGTTACAGCAGGTCGTCGGCCTGCCTGATGCCCAAAAACTGAAGGTCATGATGGGCGAAGAGTAA
- the citR gene encoding DNA-binding transcriptional repressor CitR, with amino-acid sequence MANLYDLKRFDLNLLVIFECIYQHLSISKAAETLFITPSAVSQSLQRLRIQLNDPLFVRSGKGITPTTVGVNLHHHLADNLEQLEKTINIMSHSELTKRFVIYGPQIFISGPVINIVTRLLDDASIEVAHYDYVATSDNIEDLMSYRKADLVLSTSPIINRSVICEPFKEVPTVLVCREDHPRLGERATREEILLERFATYTTEEPGIKGYQTEVDEQYLGRRTGLRTNSLIGMVNIIQKTDLIGIIPREFFDYLGEHSRLREISTPEPLPSIMIYIIYNRSSMNTPSFAKVIEKIATYNELFE; translated from the coding sequence ATGGCTAACCTCTATGATCTAAAGCGGTTCGATCTTAACTTATTAGTTATTTTTGAATGCATTTATCAACATCTCAGCATCAGTAAAGCCGCGGAGACGCTGTTTATTACCCCGTCCGCCGTCAGCCAGTCATTACAGCGCTTGCGCATTCAGCTCAACGACCCGCTGTTCGTGCGTTCTGGCAAAGGGATCACGCCTACAACGGTCGGCGTTAACCTGCATCATCACCTCGCGGACAATCTGGAACAGCTGGAAAAAACCATCAATATCATGAGTCATTCGGAACTAACGAAGCGCTTTGTGATTTATGGTCCACAGATTTTTATTTCCGGCCCCGTTATCAATATCGTAACCCGTTTGCTGGACGATGCCAGCATAGAAGTTGCCCATTACGATTACGTCGCAACCTCCGATAACATCGAAGATTTAATGAGTTACAGAAAGGCCGATTTGGTTTTAAGCACCTCGCCTATTATTAACCGTTCGGTAATCTGCGAACCCTTTAAAGAGGTGCCTACGGTGTTAGTCTGCCGCGAGGATCACCCTCGTTTGGGAGAACGCGCAACACGGGAAGAGATTCTTCTGGAACGTTTCGCGACTTACACAACGGAAGAACCGGGTATTAAAGGTTATCAGACGGAAGTGGATGAGCAGTACCTGGGCAGACGCACAGGATTACGCACTAATTCACTTATTGGTATGGTCAACATCATTCAGAAAACCGATTTAATCGGCATTATTCCGCGTGAATTTTTTGATTATTTAGGTGAGCATAGCAGGCTGAGAGAAATTAGCACACCTGAACCATTACCGTCGATAATGATATACATTATCTATAATCGTTCGTCGATGAACACGCCATCATTCGCCAAAGTGATTGAAAAAATCGCGACGTATAATGAATTATTTGAGTGA
- a CDS encoding phosphoadenosine phosphosulfate reductase encodes MTLLKVPLSCTVLEASQHRAAWALQNFPRVCVSFSGGKDSTVMLHITALLAREMGKKISVLFIDWEAQFSSTITHCERMRDLYKDVIENFYWVAIPLTTQNALTQFEPEWQCWEPGAQWVRQPPEGAITDPTIFPFYRQGCTFESFVQSFAEWFSQQRPAAMLVGIRADESYNRFLTISSQRKQRFADDKPWTTAAPGGHAWYVYPIYDWKTADIWTWFARTKHCYNPLYNLMYQAGVPPRNMRICEPFGPEQRQGLWLYHVLEPERWAAMCQRVSGVHSGGVYAGRDNQFYGHRKIEKPAHHSWRSYAMFLLQSMPQTTAEHYRNKIAVYLHWYQKQGMDDIPDSQEGDVGSKDIPSWRRICKVLLNNDYWCRALSFSPTKATHYQRYRERINQKRQQWGILCNNN; translated from the coding sequence ATGACGTTATTAAAGGTTCCATTATCCTGTACTGTGTTGGAAGCCAGCCAGCATCGCGCAGCCTGGGCCTTACAGAATTTCCCCCGTGTTTGCGTCTCCTTTTCAGGTGGTAAAGATTCCACGGTAATGCTTCATATTACCGCGCTGCTGGCGCGAGAAATGGGTAAGAAAATCAGCGTTCTGTTTATCGACTGGGAAGCGCAATTTTCCAGTACCATTACCCATTGCGAACGCATGCGCGATCTCTATAAAGATGTTATCGAGAATTTCTATTGGGTGGCGATTCCCCTTACTACACAAAATGCCCTTACTCAGTTTGAACCCGAATGGCAATGCTGGGAGCCAGGTGCGCAATGGGTACGGCAGCCGCCAGAAGGCGCGATAACCGACCCGACAATATTCCCGTTTTATCGCCAGGGCTGTACTTTCGAAAGCTTTGTCCAAAGCTTTGCGGAGTGGTTTTCACAACAACGACCGGCAGCCATGCTGGTCGGGATCCGCGCCGATGAATCCTATAATCGATTCCTGACCATCTCATCGCAGCGCAAGCAGCGTTTCGCCGATGATAAACCCTGGACTACCGCCGCGCCTGGCGGCCATGCCTGGTACGTGTATCCCATTTATGACTGGAAAACAGCGGATATCTGGACCTGGTTCGCCCGCACTAAGCACTGCTATAACCCCTTGTACAACCTGATGTACCAGGCTGGCGTACCACCCCGCAACATGCGCATTTGTGAACCCTTCGGGCCGGAACAGCGCCAGGGGCTATGGCTCTATCATGTACTCGAACCTGAGCGTTGGGCCGCGATGTGCCAGCGCGTGAGCGGCGTGCACAGCGGCGGTGTATATGCCGGGCGCGATAACCAGTTTTATGGTCATCGCAAAATCGAGAAGCCCGCGCACCACAGCTGGCGCAGCTATGCGATGTTTTTGTTGCAGAGCATGCCGCAAACCACCGCTGAGCATTACCGCAATAAAATTGCGGTTTACCTGCACTGGTATCAAAAACAGGGTATGGACGACATTCCCGATAGTCAGGAAGGCGACGTGGGCTCTAAAGATATCCCGTCCTGGCGACGCATCTGCAAGGTTCTGTTGAATAACGATTACTGGTGCCGGGCTCTCTCTTTCAGTCCGACAAAGGCCACCCACTATCAGCGCTACCGCGAGCGCATAAACCAAAAACGGCAACAATGGGGGATCCTGTGCAACAACAATTAA
- a CDS encoding IbrB-like domain-containing protein translates to MQQQLINDMTTWLESLDVEARIEAINHFRQALHGVSPFNDQPVDCVIWVKEEQIAPNAYNPNNMAPPEKRLLQKSLEADGFTQPLVVMDKDGHQYEIVDGFHRYALASSKPALKKQFKGYLPITSIDSRSTTLPSRMAATVRHNRARGRHQINAMSDIVLELARLGWDDEKISKELGMDSDEVLRLKQINGLLEMFGDRNFSQAWTVK, encoded by the coding sequence GTGCAACAACAATTAATTAATGATATGACCACCTGGCTAGAATCGCTTGATGTCGAGGCGCGTATAGAAGCGATCAATCACTTTCGCCAGGCACTGCATGGCGTGAGCCCCTTTAACGATCAGCCTGTGGATTGTGTGATTTGGGTAAAAGAAGAACAGATTGCACCAAACGCCTACAATCCCAATAACATGGCACCGCCGGAAAAACGACTGCTACAGAAATCGCTGGAGGCAGACGGTTTTACACAGCCGCTGGTCGTGATGGATAAAGATGGCCATCAGTATGAAATTGTGGATGGTTTTCACCGCTATGCGCTCGCCAGCAGCAAACCAGCCTTGAAAAAGCAGTTTAAAGGCTACCTGCCCATCACCAGTATCGATAGCCGCAGCACCACGTTGCCATCGCGCATGGCGGCCACCGTGCGACACAACCGCGCGCGTGGGCGACATCAAATTAATGCGATGTCGGATATCGTGCTGGAACTGGCGCGTCTGGGCTGGGACGATGAGAAAATCAGCAAAGAGCTGGGGATGGACAGCGACGAAGTGCTGCGTCTGAAGCAGATTAACGGCCTGCTCGAAATGTTCGGCGATCGTAATTTCTCACAGGCCTGGACCGTTAAATAA
- a CDS encoding pyridoxal phosphate-dependent aminotransferase, with the protein MTHNPLIPQSKLPNLGTTIFTQMSALAIKHQAINLSQGFPDFDGPRYLQERLAHHVAAGANQYAPMTGVQALRDAIAEKTGALYGYTPDANSDITVTAGATEALYAAITALVRPGDEVICFDPSYDSYAPAVELSGGVLKRIALQPPHFRVNWAAFRALLSDKTRLVILNTPHNPSATVWHTADFASLWQAIAEREIYVLSDEVYEHICFDPQGHASVLAHPQLRERAIAVSSFGKTYHMTGWKVGYCIAPAAISAELRKVHQYLTFAVNTPAQLALADMLRAQPEHYRHLPTFYRERRDLFIEALRESRLEILPCEGTYFFLADYSAISDKDDVSFCQWLTTEVGVAAIPLSVFCADPFPHKLIRLCFAKQESTLLAAAERLRQL; encoded by the coding sequence ATGACGCACAACCCACTGATCCCACAGAGTAAATTACCTAATCTCGGCACCACCATTTTCACGCAAATGAGTGCACTGGCGATTAAACATCAGGCGATTAATTTGTCGCAGGGTTTTCCGGATTTCGATGGCCCGCGCTACTTGCAGGAGCGGTTGGCGCATCACGTTGCCGCAGGCGCGAACCAGTACGCGCCAATGACTGGCGTACAGGCGCTGCGCGACGCCATTGCCGAAAAAACCGGGGCGTTATACGGCTACACGCCGGACGCCAATAGCGATATCACCGTGACGGCAGGCGCGACGGAAGCGCTCTATGCGGCAATCACCGCGCTGGTGCGTCCGGGTGATGAGGTCATCTGTTTTGACCCGAGCTATGACAGCTATGCGCCAGCAGTGGAGTTGTCCGGCGGCGTACTTAAGCGCATCGCGCTACAGCCGCCGCATTTTCGTGTTAACTGGGCCGCGTTTCGCGCCTTACTGAGCGATAAAACGCGGCTGGTGATTCTCAACACGCCGCACAACCCGTCTGCCACCGTCTGGCATACGGCGGATTTTGCCTCACTCTGGCAGGCGATAGCGGAGCGGGAAATCTATGTACTGAGCGATGAAGTCTACGAACATATCTGCTTTGATCCGCAGGGCCACGCCAGCGTGCTGGCCCATCCGCAACTGCGTGAACGGGCTATCGCGGTCTCCTCGTTTGGCAAAACCTATCATATGACGGGCTGGAAGGTTGGCTACTGCATTGCGCCAGCGGCGATAAGTGCCGAATTGCGCAAAGTGCATCAGTATTTGACCTTTGCGGTAAATACCCCGGCGCAGCTGGCATTGGCGGATATGCTGCGTGCCCAGCCGGAGCACTATCGCCATTTGCCCACGTTTTACCGTGAGCGGCGAGATCTGTTTATTGAAGCGTTGAGAGAGAGCCGACTGGAAATTCTGCCCTGTGAAGGCACCTATTTCTTTCTAGCCGATTACAGCGCTATCTCTGATAAGGATGACGTGAGCTTCTGCCAGTGGCTGACGACCGAGGTGGGCGTTGCCGCGATTCCGTTATCGGTTTTTTGCGCCGATCCATTCCCGCATAAACTCATTCGTCTGTGCTTTGCCAAGCAGGAATCGACTCTGCTGGCGGCGGCAGAACGCTTGCGCCAGCTCTGA
- a CDS encoding oxidoreductase, with protein sequence MNQTDIRVVTGPANYFSHPDSLQRLNDFFSPEQLSRAVWIYGEKAIAGARPYLPECATAPGSTQILFTGHCSERDVNALVAQAGDNRSVVIGVGGGALLDTVKSVARRLNIPFVAIPTIAATCAAWTPLSVWYNDAGQALHFEIFDDANFLVLVEPRIILNAPAEYLLAGIGDTLAKWYEAVVLAPQPETLPLTVRLGINGALAIRDVLLESSEQALIDQQQGKLTQAFRDVVDAIIAGGGMVGGLGERFTRVAAAHAVHNGLTVLPQTEKFLHGTKVAYGILVQSALLGQDDVLAQLVQAYKRFHLPTTLAQLDVDIHNRAELEKVIAHTLRPVESIHFLPIELTPETLFAAFEKVENFAG encoded by the coding sequence ATGAATCAAACTGATATTCGCGTGGTCACCGGCCCTGCCAACTACTTCTCGCACCCCGACAGCCTGCAACGTCTGAACGATTTTTTCAGCCCGGAGCAACTCTCCCGCGCGGTGTGGATTTACGGCGAAAAAGCAATTGCAGGCGCACGCCCTTATCTGCCGGAATGCGCCACTGCACCGGGATCAACGCAGATTTTGTTCACCGGCCACTGTAGCGAACGGGATGTGAACGCACTGGTCGCGCAGGCTGGCGATAACCGCAGCGTTGTCATTGGCGTAGGCGGCGGCGCGCTGCTTGATACGGTGAAATCCGTTGCGCGCCGGCTGAATATACCGTTTGTCGCTATCCCCACTATCGCCGCGACTTGCGCCGCATGGACGCCGCTTTCCGTGTGGTATAACGATGCCGGTCAGGCGCTGCATTTTGAGATTTTCGACGACGCCAACTTCCTGGTACTGGTCGAGCCGCGCATTATCCTCAACGCGCCGGCGGAATATCTGCTGGCGGGCATTGGCGACACCTTAGCGAAATGGTATGAAGCCGTGGTTCTCGCCCCGCAACCGGAAACGCTGCCGCTGACGGTACGCCTGGGCATTAATGGCGCGCTGGCGATTCGGGATGTGCTGCTGGAGAGCAGCGAGCAGGCGCTAATTGATCAGCAGCAGGGGAAATTAACCCAGGCATTTCGCGACGTAGTAGATGCCATTATCGCGGGCGGTGGTATGGTTGGCGGCCTGGGCGAGCGCTTCACTCGCGTTGCCGCCGCGCATGCGGTGCATAACGGCCTCACCGTACTGCCGCAAACGGAGAAATTCCTCCACGGCACCAAGGTCGCCTACGGTATTCTGGTACAAAGCGCCCTGCTCGGTCAGGATGATGTGCTGGCGCAACTGGTCCAGGCCTACAAGCGCTTCCATTTACCCACTACGCTTGCGCAGCTTGACGTCGATATTCACAACCGCGCGGAGCTCGAAAAAGTCATCGCCCATACGCTACGTCCGGTAGAATCCATTCATTTCCTGCCCATCGAACTGACGCCGGAGACGCTGTTTGCAGCCTTTGAAAAAGTGGAAAACTTCGCGGGTTAA
- a CDS encoding YbdD/YjiX family protein has protein sequence MFDTLSKAGKYLGQAAKMMIGVPDYDNYVEHMRVTHPDQTPMTYEEFFRDRQDARYGGKGGARCC, from the coding sequence ATGTTCGACACGTTATCAAAAGCAGGAAAATATTTAGGCCAGGCCGCGAAAATGATGATTGGCGTGCCGGATTACGACAACTATGTTGAACATATGCGCGTTACCCATCCTGACCAGACGCCCATGACGTATGAAGAATTCTTCCGCGATCGCCAGGACGCCCGCTACGGTGGAAAAGGCGGCGCGCGCTGCTGTTAA
- the cstA gene encoding pyruvate/proton symporter CstA yields the protein MNNSGKYLTWALLSIVGAFALGYIALNRGEQINALWIVVASVCIYLIAYRFYGRYIAKNVLAVDPSRMTPAVRHNDGLDYVPTDKKVLFGHHFAAIAGAGPLVGPVLAAQMGYLPGMIWILAGVVLAGAVQDFMVLFVSTRRDGRSLGELVKEEMGPTAGVIALIATFMIMVIILAVLAMIVVKALTHSPWGTYTVAFTIPLALFMGIYIRYLRPGRIGEVSVIGLFFLIFAIISGGWVAESETWAPWFDFTGVQLTWMLVGYGFVAAVLPVWLLLAPRDYLSTFLKIGTIVGLAVGILIMRPTLTMPALTKFVDGTGPVWTGNLFPFLFITIACGAVSGFHALIASGTTPKMLANEGQACLIGYGGMLMESFVAIMALVSACIIDPGVYFAMNSPMAMLAPAGTVDVVASAAQVVSSWGFTVTPETLNHIANEVGEQSIISRAGGAPTLAVGMAYILHGALGGLMDVSFWYHFAILFEALFILTAVDAGTRAARFMLQDLLGVINPNLKRTDSLPANLLATALCVLAWGYFLHQGVVDPLGGINTLWPLFGIANQMLAGMALMLCAVVLFKMKRQRYAWVALVPTAWLLVCTLTAGWQKAFSPDVRVGFLAIANKFQAMIDSGAIPPQYTESQLAQLVFNNRLDAGLTIFFMVVVVVLALFSIKTALAALKEDKPTAKETPYEPMPENLEEIVTQAKGAH from the coding sequence ATGAACAATTCAGGGAAATACCTCACATGGGCATTGCTCTCCATTGTCGGAGCGTTTGCCCTGGGCTACATCGCCCTCAATCGTGGTGAACAGATTAACGCCCTTTGGATAGTGGTGGCGTCAGTCTGTATCTATTTGATTGCTTATCGTTTTTATGGCCGCTATATCGCCAAAAATGTACTGGCGGTCGACCCTTCGCGTATGACGCCCGCCGTGCGTCATAACGATGGGCTGGATTATGTACCGACCGACAAGAAAGTGCTGTTCGGTCACCATTTTGCGGCGATTGCCGGGGCGGGGCCGCTGGTGGGCCCGGTGCTGGCGGCGCAGATGGGCTATTTGCCTGGCATGATCTGGATCCTCGCGGGCGTGGTGCTTGCCGGGGCGGTGCAGGACTTTATGGTGCTCTTTGTCTCCACGCGCCGCGATGGTCGTTCGCTGGGTGAACTGGTGAAAGAGGAGATGGGGCCAACCGCCGGGGTTATCGCGCTGATTGCCACCTTTATGATCATGGTGATCATTCTGGCGGTGCTGGCGATGATCGTGGTGAAAGCCCTGACGCACAGCCCGTGGGGAACCTACACCGTGGCGTTTACCATTCCGCTGGCGCTGTTTATGGGGATCTACATTCGCTATCTGCGCCCAGGGCGTATTGGCGAAGTCTCCGTTATCGGTCTGTTCTTCCTGATTTTTGCCATTATTTCTGGCGGTTGGGTGGCGGAAAGCGAAACCTGGGCACCGTGGTTTGACTTCACGGGCGTACAGCTAACCTGGATGCTGGTGGGCTATGGTTTCGTGGCGGCGGTGTTGCCGGTGTGGCTGCTGCTGGCGCCGCGCGATTACCTCTCCACATTCCTGAAAATCGGTACCATTGTTGGGCTTGCCGTTGGCATTCTGATTATGCGCCCGACGCTGACCATGCCTGCGCTGACCAAATTTGTTGATGGCACCGGCCCGGTGTGGACCGGCAACCTGTTCCCGTTCCTGTTTATCACTATCGCCTGTGGCGCGGTCTCGGGTTTCCATGCGCTGATTGCTTCAGGCACCACGCCGAAGATGCTGGCGAATGAAGGTCAGGCGTGCCTGATTGGTTACGGTGGTATGCTGATGGAATCCTTCGTCGCTATTATGGCGCTGGTTTCCGCCTGTATCATCGACCCGGGCGTCTACTTTGCGATGAACAGCCCAATGGCGATGCTGGCTCCGGCAGGCACCGTTGATGTGGTGGCTTCTGCCGCGCAGGTGGTGAGCAGTTGGGGCTTTACGGTAACGCCGGAAACCCTCAACCATATTGCCAATGAAGTAGGCGAGCAGTCGATTATCTCGCGTGCGGGCGGTGCGCCGACGCTGGCGGTGGGCATGGCGTACATTCTGCACGGCGCGCTCGGCGGCCTGATGGATGTGTCGTTCTGGTATCACTTCGCTATTCTGTTTGAAGCGCTGTTTATCCTGACGGCGGTGGATGCCGGTACGCGAGCGGCGCGCTTTATGTTGCAGGACCTGCTGGGCGTCATTAATCCGAATCTGAAGAGAACTGACTCGCTGCCCGCGAACCTGCTGGCGACGGCGCTGTGCGTACTGGCGTGGGGCTACTTCCTGCACCAGGGCGTGGTTGACCCGTTAGGCGGTATCAATACCCTGTGGCCACTGTTTGGTATCGCTAACCAGATGCTCGCAGGTATGGCGTTAATGCTGTGTGCGGTGGTACTGTTTAAGATGAAACGCCAACGCTATGCGTGGGTGGCGCTGGTGCCAACGGCCTGGCTGCTGGTGTGTACACTGACGGCAGGCTGGCAGAAAGCGTTCAGCCCGGACGTTCGCGTGGGCTTCCTGGCCATCGCCAATAAATTCCAGGCGATGATCGACAGCGGGGCGATTCCTCCGCAGTACACGGAATCCCAGTTGGCGCAACTGGTGTTTAACAACCGTCTGGATGCTGGCCTGACCATCTTCTTTATGGTGGTGGTTGTCGTGCTGGCGCTGTTCTCGATTAAGACCGCTCTGGCAGCACTGAAAGAGGACAAACCGACGGCGAAAGAAACCCCTTATGAGCCGATGCCGGAAAACCTGGAAGAGATTGTGACCCAGGCGAAAGGGGCGCATTGA
- the entH gene encoding proofreading thioesterase EntH: protein MIWKRHLSLEELNATSLNTMVAHLGIVYTHLGDDILEAEMPVDARTHQPFGLLHGGASAALAETLGSMAGFMMTRDGQCVVGTELNASHHRPVSQGKVRGVCRPLHLGRQSQSWEIVVFDEQGRRCCTCRLGTAVIG, encoded by the coding sequence ATGATCTGGAAACGTCACTTATCGCTTGAAGAACTGAATGCCACCAGTCTGAATACGATGGTGGCGCACCTGGGGATTGTTTACACCCATCTCGGGGATGACATTCTCGAAGCGGAAATGCCGGTGGATGCCCGTACCCATCAGCCGTTTGGCCTATTACATGGGGGAGCCTCGGCGGCGCTGGCTGAAACGCTCGGTTCAATGGCGGGTTTTATGATGACCCGCGACGGACAGTGTGTAGTGGGAACGGAACTAAACGCCTCGCATCACCGCCCGGTCTCACAGGGTAAAGTGCGCGGCGTCTGCCGCCCGCTGCATTTAGGTCGCCAGAGCCAAAGCTGGGAAATTGTCGTGTTCGATGAACAAGGGCGACGCTGCTGCACCTGTCGTCTGGGGACGGCGGTGATCGGCTAG